The following coding sequences lie in one Bacteroidota bacterium genomic window:
- a CDS encoding M6 family metalloprotease domain-containing protein has product MKHFLFAIIFLVFLPFAGLRAAWLNNQPVEVNQPDGSVLHLLATGDEFFNWLHDAQMFTIIQHPEDGFYYYADLIDDELVPSDYRVGSIDPAGTHLRPGLMISAEKRTAIRQKWETEFRFAEGLRGESRAIGQFNNIVIYIRFADQAEFTTDTTVYWNMCNRNTPPDYNSMYNFFKTVSYGQLDLVSYFFPVPENNIVRSYQDIFPRSYYMPYNAATNPDGYQTDNQRTQREHTLLVNAVNWININSPVPTSINLDYNNDGRVDNVIFIVRGGTTAWSTLLWPHRWSLYTQSAFINGKRVWDYNFNLETSIQSSGVGVIAHEMYHSLGAPDLYRYTNTDLTPVGPWDVMAANNNPPQSMGAWMKRKYGGWIDNIPVITQSGVYTIEDLSNSSNNVWRVNSPNSNSEFFLLEFRRKAGTFDGTLPKSGLLIYRINLAAGNGNAQGPPDEIYIFRPGGSLSANGNLNDAVFGANYNRTEFNDFTNPNAFLQNGGPAGIYISNVSQVGPTMSFRVDFPEVPVAIPSSNVKELCLDDQVQLIDRSTGLPDTWTWQINPPNFTFLNGTNANSRFPVVKFNAPGTYTLALTVSNNLGIHNTVLENWFRVGPQAGHFEDDFETNSFTEGSWKIHNPDNGVTWQLHPVQGNGSNWAAGINFRTYFAIGQRDRLISKPFDFSNMQAAYLSFSHAYAQNAQYPNYSDSLNILYSLDCGQTWTALARYGENGSGNFATHPPTQQVFWPQTADDWCGSGFGAPCQTIDLSQLAGQPSVRLAFETVSYFGNPLLIDNVVVSQFVSTPEQSEKEALKLYFDARSRHIHIQRSTPAKANVTITDLSGRVVYAGNIAGPHASINVNLTSGTYLVHVVDGLRTESRKLLINN; this is encoded by the coding sequence ATGAAGCACTTTTTATTCGCAATTATTTTTCTCGTTTTCCTTCCATTTGCCGGGCTCAGGGCAGCCTGGCTCAACAACCAGCCCGTGGAGGTGAACCAGCCCGATGGCAGTGTCTTGCACCTGCTGGCCACGGGAGATGAGTTTTTCAACTGGCTGCACGACGCGCAGATGTTTACAATCATACAGCATCCCGAAGACGGATTTTACTACTATGCTGACTTGATTGATGACGAGCTTGTGCCTTCGGATTACCGCGTAGGGAGCATCGATCCGGCCGGCACACATCTTCGGCCTGGCCTGATGATTTCGGCCGAGAAGCGCACGGCTATCCGGCAGAAGTGGGAAACTGAATTTCGTTTTGCCGAAGGCTTAAGGGGCGAATCGCGCGCCATCGGCCAATTCAACAACATTGTGATTTATATCCGCTTTGCCGATCAGGCCGAGTTTACCACCGACACCACGGTCTATTGGAACATGTGCAACAGGAACACACCGCCGGATTACAACAGCATGTACAATTTTTTCAAAACCGTCAGCTACGGCCAGCTCGACCTGGTGAGCTATTTTTTTCCGGTGCCTGAAAATAATATTGTGCGTTCCTACCAGGACATCTTCCCCCGCAGCTATTACATGCCCTATAACGCAGCCACCAATCCCGATGGCTATCAAACTGATAACCAACGTACTCAGCGCGAGCATACTTTGCTGGTAAATGCAGTCAACTGGATCAACATCAATTCTCCCGTTCCCACAAGCATCAACCTGGATTACAACAACGACGGAAGGGTTGACAATGTGATTTTTATAGTTCGCGGAGGCACTACTGCCTGGAGCACCCTGCTCTGGCCACATCGCTGGTCGCTTTATACACAGTCCGCTTTTATCAACGGTAAACGCGTCTGGGACTACAACTTCAACCTGGAGACCAGTATCCAGTCGAGTGGTGTGGGGGTGATTGCACACGAAATGTATCATTCACTTGGTGCTCCCGACCTTTACCGCTACACCAACACCGACCTCACTCCTGTTGGCCCCTGGGATGTGATGGCAGCCAACAACAACCCACCACAGTCGATGGGGGCCTGGATGAAACGCAAGTATGGCGGGTGGATCGACAACATTCCTGTGATTACCCAGAGTGGGGTGTACACCATCGAAGACCTATCCAACAGCAGCAACAACGTCTGGCGCGTCAATTCGCCCAACAGCAACAGCGAATTCTTTCTGCTCGAATTCCGCAGAAAAGCCGGCACTTTCGATGGCACCTTACCCAAGAGTGGTCTGTTGATCTACAGAATCAATCTGGCTGCGGGCAACGGCAATGCACAGGGTCCGCCGGATGAAATATACATCTTCCGACCTGGCGGCAGCCTGTCGGCCAATGGCAACCTGAACGATGCCGTGTTTGGAGCCAATTATAACAGGACTGAATTCAATGACTTTACCAATCCAAATGCATTTCTTCAGAACGGAGGTCCAGCCGGAATCTACATCTCAAATGTTTCGCAGGTAGGACCGACCATGTCGTTCAGGGTGGACTTTCCCGAGGTACCGGTGGCCATTCCGAGCTCAAATGTGAAAGAGCTTTGCCTGGACGACCAGGTGCAGTTGATTGACCGTTCCACCGGCTTGCCCGACACCTGGACCTGGCAGATCAACCCGCCAAACTTCACTTTCCTCAATGGCACCAATGCCAATTCACGTTTTCCGGTCGTAAAATTCAATGCTCCTGGCACCTATACCCTGGCACTTACTGTGTCGAACAACCTGGGCATCCACAACACTGTGCTCGAGAACTGGTTTCGGGTTGGTCCGCAAGCCGGGCATTTCGAAGATGATTTTGAAACCAACAGCTTTACCGAGGGCTCGTGGAAGATCCACAATCCTGACAATGGTGTCACATGGCAATTGCATCCGGTGCAGGGAAATGGCAGCAATTGGGCCGCAGGCATCAACTTCCGCACCTATTTTGCCATTGGTCAACGCGACAGGCTCATTTCCAAACCCTTCGATTTCAGCAATATGCAGGCGGCCTACCTGAGCTTTTCACATGCTTATGCCCAGAATGCCCAGTATCCCAACTATAGCGACTCGCTCAACATCCTGTATTCGCTCGATTGCGGACAAACCTGGACAGCGCTGGCAAGGTATGGCGAAAACGGAAGCGGCAATTTTGCCACCCACCCTCCCACCCAACAGGTGTTCTGGCCCCAAACAGCCGACGACTGGTGTGGCAGCGGCTTTGGCGCACCCTGCCAGACCATCGATCTGAGCCAGCTGGCCGGACAGCCATCGGTGAGGCTGGCATTCGAAACCGTAAGCTATTTTGGAAATCCGTTGCTCATCGACAATGTGGTTGTATCACAATTTGTCTCAACCCCGGAACAATCTGAAAAAGAAGCACTAAAGCTTTATTTTGATGCCCGGAGCCGGCACATACACATCCAGCGCAGCACACCTGCAAAGGCGAATGTCACCATTACCGACCTGAGCGGACGCGTTGTTTATGCAGGCAATATTGCCGGGCCGCATGCCTCGATCAATGTGAACCTGACCAGCGGAACCTATCTCGTCCATGTCGTTGACGGCCTGCGGACAGAAAGCCGTAAGCTGTTGATAAACAATTAA
- a CDS encoding DUF438 domain-containing protein: MSEISIHRQERLRALKELFYSILNQDDALEAIRRNKEIINNTQAYDIIELVHGLVQEGIEIATLKTGINKFLNTLGNTLRTMPGVNPKEKSVTGILARWSQNIVDQLHALKPVIRRINEMPDNPDLLGQAKHLFQALEPMMVYYTAKENVLFPLLEKHWPHFGCLGVMWSFHDDIRRSFKNSVDMLEPGKFDLKAFNREIGKLYFTTYAIHLRDTRILLYHVEESIPADELIALVPDFESLGLQMPEARNFRPGAETSLSEQNEEILLPIGRLNMEQLMLVFSHLPVDITLVDETDKVCFYSDPPHRVFPRTKAIIGRNVRQCHPPESIGTVEEIIQAFRTGTQNEATFWIDHKGRKIMIRYFALRNPQGQYKGVLEVSQDISGIVGLTGERRLLQWNS; encoded by the coding sequence ATGTCAGAGATATCTATTCACCGGCAAGAACGTTTAAGAGCACTCAAGGAACTGTTTTACAGTATTTTGAATCAAGATGATGCGCTGGAAGCGATTCGCAGAAACAAAGAAATAATCAACAACACCCAGGCATACGACATCATCGAACTTGTGCACGGGTTGGTTCAGGAGGGAATTGAAATAGCTACACTCAAAACCGGGATCAATAAGTTCCTGAACACCCTGGGCAATACTCTTCGCACTATGCCCGGAGTTAACCCGAAAGAAAAAAGCGTGACAGGTATATTGGCCCGGTGGAGCCAAAATATTGTTGATCAGCTCCATGCATTGAAACCTGTCATCCGCCGGATCAATGAGATGCCGGATAACCCTGATCTGCTTGGCCAAGCAAAACATTTGTTTCAGGCTTTGGAACCGATGATGGTTTACTACACAGCTAAGGAAAACGTTCTGTTTCCTTTGCTGGAAAAACACTGGCCGCATTTTGGCTGCCTCGGTGTGATGTGGTCTTTCCACGACGATATCCGGCGAAGCTTCAAGAATTCGGTGGACATGCTTGAACCCGGCAAATTCGATCTTAAAGCCTTCAACAGGGAAATCGGAAAGTTGTATTTTACCACTTATGCCATTCATTTGCGAGACACCAGGATACTTTTGTATCATGTGGAAGAAAGTATTCCTGCGGATGAGTTGATTGCCCTCGTTCCTGATTTTGAATCACTTGGATTACAAATGCCGGAAGCCCGAAATTTCCGGCCAGGTGCTGAGACCAGCTTAAGCGAACAAAATGAGGAGATATTGCTCCCCATAGGCAGGCTAAACATGGAACAGCTGATGCTGGTGTTCAGTCACCTTCCGGTGGACATTACGCTCGTGGACGAAACTGATAAAGTGTGTTTTTATTCCGACCCTCCACACAGGGTGTTTCCTCGAACGAAAGCCATCATTGGAAGGAACGTGCGCCAGTGCCATCCGCCGGAGAGCATCGGCACGGTGGAAGAAATTATTCAGGCCTTCAGGACAGGCACGCAAAACGAAGCTACTTTCTGGATTGACCATAAAGGGCGAAAGATCATGATCCGGTATTTCGCACTGCGCAATCCGCAAGGGCAATACAAAGGTGTGCTTGAGGTAAGCCAGGATATCAGCGGGATCGTTGGTCTCACAGGCGAAAGGCGCTTGTTGCAGTGGAATTCGTAA